In Penaeus vannamei isolate JL-2024 chromosome 24, ASM4276789v1, whole genome shotgun sequence, the genomic stretch CTGCAGCTTGCTCTTCATCTGGTTGCGCTTCGCCGTCGTCTTGTGGAAGGTGTAAATGATGCAGCTGTTGAGCACAGCTAGGATGATGGCCGGGAAAATGCGGTGACAGAGCTCCACGAAGAGTTCATAGTACTGCTTTGCTGACTCGTTGGTTTTGGTCGACTGGTACGTCCAGCCAGCTCCGGATGCGGCACACACGACCTCCATGAAGAAGCCCTGCGGAAGATACAGTGCCACGGGGACCAGGAATGAGCATAATATCCTGATTACAGCCAAGCGAGGCGCGCTGAGCTCGATGTAGCGCCTGGGGTGGCACACGGCGATGTAGCGGTCCACTGACAGCCCCACCACGATGTAGACGCTGGCACTCGTCAGCCCGTTCATCAACGGAGTTTCAAAGTGGGCGTAGTAGAACGCCCATCCATAGGGCAGTTCTCCCCTTTCAAGAAACACAATCGCGAACACCAGGGAGAGGGAGGCCATCATGTCGGCAATCGCCAGCCAGAAGAGGTATCGGTACGTGGTCGTCTGCGCTTGACggttctgctgctgcttctggaGTTGGTTGACCTTCCAGAGCGTCAGGATGTTGATCACGTTGGTCAGCACACCTGTGATAATTAGCACCGGCATGACGTAGTGATATACAACATCCCGGAGCACCTGCAACTCCGGGTTGTCTTCCGACTCGACGGCGTTGGCGTCCGATGTGGCGTTGGCGTCCATGGTGCCCAGGGAGGAGGGCAGGCAGGCTCTGAGGGCAGAAGAGGGGATTCCGTGGAGGTTAAAAACGAGAATAATGTCTGTAAACGTTTCTGACACTGAGACAAAGGGATATTATGTTTGTGAACATGGTAGTTCTACTGTATCGCTCCAGTTAtccttaatttgtttttttttcttgatgattTTTACGTTCATAAAAACCAggcatcattgctattactacctTCACTAATACTATTGCTACTTTAGCATTTATCGCTTATACTGCAgcaattactaatattactattgtcacttaTTCTACTACCCTTACCACTACTTTCATATAGACTACTCCAGCCCCCAGACTACTAATGCTGGTACTATTTCTACTACGACTAAAAGCAGGGATGACAACAATAAGGATGGCAGCACAACAAATATAAATGAAGTATAATTACAAGTCCATTATCTTCAATCACTGATGGGAAAAACACTTCAACCCAATTGTGGTGAAATGTAATGACTGACATACCACAACTGCACCGGTTATCTTTTACTCAGCTTATCGCACTATCTACGAGGAGCTACGTCACGCCACTGTTCGACTGGCTACTAAATGTTTAAATTCTCGTTCGTTTTTTGCTTCGGCCACCCGATAACGGCCGCATCCGGTATTGTCTTGTTGCGATAGAGGTTCccgttctcccgttctctctctctctctctctctctctctctctctctctctctctctctatatatatatatatatatatatatatatatatatatatatatatatatacatacatatatatatatatatatatatatatatatatatatatatatatatatatatatatatatcactctctggCCATATATCCatcagattgtgtgtgtgtgagagtgaagaCGTGAAAGCGAAAATGTGTTGGGCTATATCTTGCAGCTGGATATACAGCGATTTACACAAGCCAGCACAGGTGTCATTCACCTCtcagataagagaaaaaatgatagacatgatatatgtgtacatatatttatacgtaccgacacacacgcacaaacactcacacacaaacacacacgcaaacaaacacaatcacacacgtactcacacacacaaacaaacagcgacacagacaccaacatacacacacgcacatacataaacacacacacggacacacagccacacacacacgcgcacattcacacactcacgtatgtgtttgtgtgtgtgtgtgtgcgcgcgcgtgtgtgtgtgtgtgtgcgcgcgtgtgtgtgtgtgtgtgcttttatgtacatatatccatgtgtatatatatatatatatatatatatatatatatatatatatatatatgtgtgtgtgtgtgtgtgtgtgtgtgtgtgtgtgtgtgtgtgtgtgtgtatatatatatatatatatatatatatatatatatatatatatatatatatatatatatatatatatatatatatatatatatatatatatacatatatatatatacgtttatgtacacacacacacacacacacacacacacacacacaagcatgtatgtatatatatatatatatatatatatatatatatatatatatatatatatatatatatgtatgtgtgtgtgtgtgtgtgtgtgtgtgtgtgtgtgtgtgcgtgtgtgagtgtgtgtgggtgtgtgtgtgtgtgtgtgtgtgtgtgtgtgtgtgtgtgtgtgtgtgtgtgtgtgtgtgtgtgtgtgtgtgtgcgtgcgtgtgtgtgtgtgtgtgtgtgtgtgtgtgtgtgtgtgtgtgtgtgtgtgtgtgtgtgtgtgtgatgtatgtgtgtgtgtatttacatacatataaacatatatgtatatatacctatatatatatatatatatatatatatatatatatatatatatatatatatatatatttatatatatatatatatatatatatatacatatatatatatacatatatatatatatttatatatatagatagatatatatacatatatacatatatatatatatgtatctctataaatatctatatatgtatctatctatctatctatctatctctctatctatctatctatatatctatttatctatctatctatatatatatataaatatatatatatatatatatatatatatacatatatatatatacacacacacacacaaacacacatttatgtgtgtatatatatatatatatatatatatatatatatatatatatatatatatatatatacatatatatatataaatataaatatatatatatatatatatatatatatatatatatatacaaacacatttatgtatatgtatacacacacacacacacacacacacacacacacacacacatatatatatatatatatatatatatatatatatatatatatatatatatatatatatatatatatatatacatatatataaatatatatatatatatatatatatatatatatatatatatatatatatatgtatgcatacacatgtatatatatatttatatattttatacatatatatatacatatacatatatatttatatatgtatatgtatatgtatctttatatttcgatatatacaaatatatatatatatatatatatatatatatatatatatatatatatatatacacacacacacacacacacacac encodes the following:
- the LOC113804454 gene encoding probable G-protein coupled receptor AH9.1 isoform X3, encoding MDLACLPSSLGTMDANATSDANAVESEDNPELQVLRDVVYHYVMPVLIITGVLTNVINILTLWKVNQLQKQQQNRQAQTTTYRYLFWLAIADMMASLSLVFAIVFLERGELPYGWAFYYAHFETPLMNGLTSASVYIVVGLSVDRYIAVCHPRRYIELSAPRLAVIRILCSFLVPVALYLPQGFFMEVVCAASGAGWTYQSTKTNESAKQYYELFVELCHRIFPAIILAVLNSCIIYTFHKTTAKRNQMKSKLQVSVQLSSASKRSEDQSRRHQEQRLVYLLVAIVVSFLATTLPAAVLALIDIDGATYGSFGLEVFRALANCLEAFGLSLNFVLYFVFVSGVREVLKNAVCGLAAHAKVDRGCSHSSNSNSKNTESVEL
- the LOC113804454 gene encoding probable G-protein coupled receptor AH9.1 isoform X1 is translated as MSYTIRGRISLHRPTPPTPAPTLLPTPAPLCVPNIYELYKGYLDDGALDPKAVTALRLRLPCRKVFLRFLVSNNPRACLPSSLGTMDANATSDANAVESEDNPELQVLRDVVYHYVMPVLIITGVLTNVINILTLWKVNQLQKQQQNRQAQTTTYRYLFWLAIADMMASLSLVFAIVFLERGELPYGWAFYYAHFETPLMNGLTSASVYIVVGLSVDRYIAVCHPRRYIELSAPRLAVIRILCSFLVPVALYLPQGFFMEVVCAASGAGWTYQSTKTNESAKQYYELFVELCHRIFPAIILAVLNSCIIYTFHKTTAKRNQMKSKLQVSVQLSSASKRSEDQSRRHQEQRLVYLLVAIVVSFLATTLPAAVLALIDIDGATYGSFGLEVFRALANCLEAFGLSLNFVLYFVFVSGVREVLKNAVCGLAAHAKVDRGCSHSSNSNSKNTESVEL
- the LOC113804454 gene encoding probable G-protein coupled receptor AH9.1 isoform X2, with product MSYTIRGRISLHRPTPPTPAPTLLPTPAPLCVPNIYELYKGYLDDGALDPKAVTALRLRLPCRKVFLRFLVSNNPRACLPSSLGTMDANATSDANAVESEDNPELQVLRDVVYHYVMPVLIITGVLTNVINILTLWKVNQLQKQQQNRQAQTTTYRYLFWLAIADMMASLSLVFAIVFLERGELPYGWAFYYAHFETPLMNGLTSASVYIVVGLSVDRYIAVCHPRRYIELSAPRLAVIRILCSFLVPVALYLPQGFFMEVVCAASGAGWTYQSTKTNESAKQYYELFVELCHRIFPAIILAVLNSCIIYTFHKTTAKRNQMKSKLQVSVQLSSASKRSEDQSRRHQEQRLVYLLVAIVVSFLATTLPAAVLALIDIDGATYGSFGLEVFRALANCLEAFGLSLNFVLYFVFVSGVREVLKNAVCGLAAHAKYDVLTAANKDQIRMSFTKER
- the LOC113804454 gene encoding probable G-protein coupled receptor AH9.1 isoform X4, with the protein product MDANATSDANAVESEDNPELQVLRDVVYHYVMPVLIITGVLTNVINILTLWKVNQLQKQQQNRQAQTTTYRYLFWLAIADMMASLSLVFAIVFLERGELPYGWAFYYAHFETPLMNGLTSASVYIVVGLSVDRYIAVCHPRRYIELSAPRLAVIRILCSFLVPVALYLPQGFFMEVVCAASGAGWTYQSTKTNESAKQYYELFVELCHRIFPAIILAVLNSCIIYTFHKTTAKRNQMKSKLQVSVQLSSASKRSEDQSRRHQEQRLVYLLVAIVVSFLATTLPAAVLALIDIDGATYGSFGLEVFRALANCLEAFGLSLNFVLYFVFVSGVREVLKNAVCGLAAHAKVDRGCSHSSNSNSKNTESVEL